GATACTAGAATACACTAGGTATTGTTGAACTCACCGATAAATTCCTCGAAAACGTTACTTAGAGTAACGCTGTTCTCTTTCAGCGCTAGGAGTTTCTCACTCTGTTTTAGGGTTTAGTAGCTTTCCGGCGATCCCTAATTTGTTGCTCAAATCCCAGCCGTGATAGCTACGACGACAGTCCTCTGGTGAGGGCGTGTTTCCAATAGTGTTTCCTTGGAAATAAACCAAAAAGCTTCAAGCAATTTAGGTTCGTTtttaccaaaattacccctgttTCGTGTAAATCAGATATATTTCAGTGTATCGTGAAAATGCTGCTGTTGTTTTTTTTAAGTGGTCGAATGCTGATTGAAAGATTCTTTTGAAATGTTGATTGCTGTGAGTGCTGATTTTTTAATCCGATAGATTATGAAACGCCAGTATTTGTTTGCTTGAATGCTGATGAGAGTTGATGAAGTTATCAGAAATGCAATCATCCTAAAGTTTGCTGCTTTTTGAATTTTGCCTGTAAAAGGCTGAAAGTGTACGATGATGGAATTTTAGCAGAATGTCATTACTTTGAGTAATGTTTTCGTCCCTATTATCTCAGGTCTTATTGCAGATTAACTTATCAGGTTGTAATGATGTAGCAGACTGTCGTTACAAAATAACGAAATATTACTCAGTAACATTTTGACCGATGGAATTTTGGAATAAGATAATACATAAAACCTTACCGAAAAATAGTTTAATCTATTTCTGAAGTTTTTTCTTATGAAGTGAGAAATTTCATTAGAGGCATAAAGTAGATGCAATCAGTACAAGAAAAGATAAGTACAAGGAAAGAGACAGTATTAGCTCTATTAAAAAAGATCtatttctgaaatttctgaaaaatattgTATTACTTTTGTTAATTGTTCTACAAAATAATTTATTTAGGTTAAAGTTTTACTACTTCATGTATGTTTTGAGTCTGGTGAAATTGCACACGCGAGGCTAGTAGTAGAATACATTCTCTTTGTGACTAGCTTGAGTTCAGAACTTGGCAAGTTTGGAAATAGAAGAATTGACTGTTTGTCAGCATTCACAAGTGTTTCAAGTTTCGTAAGACTTGCATATGAAATCTCCATCTTTTGGGAAGTGATACAATATTCTGACATCGCCCAGGCCCTTGTAGGACCTTGATCCTTTTTCTTTTAGACATCTGAATAAAATCAAGGAAAATGTAGTTTAATTTATCTTTTTGCCTGATTGATTTTCAGGAAAAATGTCCACTGAAGTACCTACTCATGCGCCATAGAAAAAGAAAGCTATTGTAATGGATCGAATCTCTCAGTTACCTGACCCTATTTTGCAGCACATACTCTTCTTCCTACCTCCAAAAGATGCAGCTCAAACTAGTGTGCTCTCTAAGACCTGGCTGAAAGTGTGGAATTTGCTTCCTGTATTTACATTTGATTTTGACCAAAACCTTTCCATACGGGAACTCTTGTCGACAGAAAAAGAGGGAACGAAACAAGCTGATGTAAGGGATGCTTTCCTACGTATTATAGAAGGCTCATTGATCAACCTCCGCATCCAAAAGGCAATAATAGAGAAATTCAGGCTTTCTCTTAAACTTTCGGATCTAAAAAGTGCCTCTTGCATTGACGAATGGATAGGATTGGCCACCAACAACTGCATCAAAGAATTAGACTTTCATGTTAAGTACCAACAAAAAGATTGGTATATTAATTCTCAAGATGAAAAAGATTTGTATATTTTGCCAGGTACAGCATTTACAGCTAAATAGCTAGTCGTTCTAAGATTGGGAGGCTTTAAGCTCGAGTGGCCTCTATTTATTGATCATATAAAGCTTACTAAATTGAGGGAGCTGTCTCTTACTGATGTTGCTTTGGAGGAGCGGATAATCTTGGAAATTTTCTCTGCTTGTCCTGCGGTAGAAGATTTAAGTCTTATCAGGTGTCGGGGAGTAAAACATCTATTGATATCTGATCTCCCGAATCTTCTGAAGCTTACCTTGCATCAAGCGAATGAGATAACATATACAAGTATTCTGATTCAAGCTGTTAACCTTCAAAGTCTGTATTACAGAGGATATAACGGCGAGTTAAATTTTGACGTGGCTGTTTTTAAACTTCTGAAAGAATTGAGCATAACATATGAGCAGATTACCGACCAAATGGTAGAAAATCTTGTTTCTGACCTACCCATtcttgagaaattagaagttaaACTTTTGTTTTAAGTTGACGAGGCTTAAATTTTCGAGTTGTGTGCTTAGGCAGTTGACATTCTGTTCTCACAAGAGTCTGATGGAAGTTGAGATAGACACCCCAAAGCTGCTCCGTTTTGAATATGGAGCTCCTAAATTGCCTGTCATATTCTCTTTGACAAGATCTTCTTTACAGGAATCTTATCTCAAATTAACACCCAATGATCATCTCAACAcaagttggtttcaaaatttgAGGGCATATCTATCTAGATTCGAACAACTGAATGTACTAGTTTTGTCTATAAATTCAACGAATGTAAGTCTGCACTCCATTTTCAGtttatttggttaatttttatttttcgttaCATTTGATTATCTTTTTCGTTCATTTTTTGTTGATTATCAAGATTACATTTATTGCGGAAGAACTGAATGGAACATCATCCTGCCCGTTATCTGTTGTCAAGCATTTGAAGATACAGCAAGTTATGCAATCTCTAAATTTCGAAACTCTGTTAGATAGTTTGCTTTGGACCTGTCATCCAGAGACTTTATCAGTTGACAGAACCTGGGAGCACAATGAAGAATTTATACAGGTGAATGTGATTTTCCTGTCTTTGCTTATATGGTTTCTTTGTTTCTTATTGTAAAATTAATCGTAATGCTTAATTTACCATTCTTGTTCTGCTTTTGGTATGCAATTACAGTTCTTAAGGGAGAAACTAATTGAAAGAGAGATTGTCCCTCCCTGCTGTGACTCTAGATGCATCAAATGTTGGAGGCACTATCTTAAAAAAGTTGAAGTTGAGAGCTCTACTAGACAGTATGGGAATCCTTCTTCTCCACGGCAAGTCTCAACCATTTGTTTCTAACTGAGATGGTAGAACGCTGACGCTATAAGTTTGTTGGTCTTAGGCTGAAAATTAATCTTATCTGGCTTGATTTGCTTATTTTTCACCactttattttctctctttttgccTCTTATTGCTTAACCAGATTATTCCTAGATCATCTAAGTACTATTGTGGGGTGTCAGTGAGTAAAACATCTTTTGATATCTGTATCTTCCCCAACTTAATAGGCTTATTTTATGTCAAGGAAATGAGAAACACCAGCCAGAGGTATAGAAGATTCAGATAAAAGCAATTATCCTCAAGTCTATAAATCAAATGAAGTAAGAAGCAAGTTAAATTTGATGTTACTGCTTTCAAACTTCTGAAAGGATTGAGCATAACCTGTTGCAGTTTGCTGATCCATCGAATGTTAGAAATCTTCTTTCTAAACTACCCTTCTTGAGAATGTAGAATTGAAATCTTGTTTTAAGTTGATAGGATACCAAATTTTATGCTTAGACAGTTGATGCTTTTGTTCTTTCAAGACTCAAACATTTGCTTCAAACATATACCACATTCTGGAAGGATTATGTCGTCATTATATTAGTCATAATCTCTTGTAGTTCACTGAATAAGATATTGCTAAAGAGAGATATCCAAACTTCAGAAATATTTAAAGCTGTTGATGCAACAGTAAGATGTTTAAGTCATGCATGTAAAATATAGTATTTTGCCAAGGTAACCACATAATCAAAAGTATAATTCTTCtaatttataaatatataattcCATAAAATTCTTGGTATAATCATGTGTTGTACTGTACAAGAACTTCTAATCTTGACATAAAAGTATAATTTGCcataaatattcatatttaatgaTTTTTGGTACTGTATACAAGACCTTCAAGTATATGATTAATAATAGTATAAACTAATTAATACGTTGGCATGTCGAAACCTTCCACATCAACCACTGACGGAGGTACTCATCATGAGCAAGAAGAGATTCATCCATTGACACCACGTAGCTGCCACTACGAAGTGCAAAGGGAGGTATACGTTCCCACCGCTCGTCAATTCAGCCAAGAGTGGTCCAATTAAAGGCGAAATCAACAAATGTGTAGTCAAGTGCAAGCCCCATTACTTCTAGCACCATTACAGGCATATGTACTTGTCGTTGGACTATCGGTGTCCCCATTGTTTGTAGAATTCGGACTGTTCCAATGTTTCCACGTCCTTTGCACTAGACAAATATTACAAACAGAAAGAAGTATATTAGCGAAAGTATTAAACATAAATTATAATGAATATAAATAAGTTGATAAAAAATATGACTCACTGTCGTGATATATAGCATTGAAATTTGTGGTATCCCGTCGTATGGTCGAGCTAAACCGTATGGGTATAAGCATGTTTATCCCAGAACACTCGTGGCACCTCAACTAGGCAATATACACGGGCGTCCCCATAAAATCAGTGAcctaaagccaaattttaataagagaccttatatattttttattagtaTATATATACCGACATATGCAGGAAAAAAATTAGTGTTGCTATTTTTTTCATACTTGTTATTTATAGTATAACATTCTTAAATGATAAAACCTTTAACTTCACATAGtagtattattatttatattagtaagaggtaacttaaataaataagatgttagACATGTAATTTCAATATGTTACTTTTGATATTGTTGTGTAAAaaatatttactaatatgaagatttaagtaatttaattcaaagttctaaatTATTTTTAGTGTTAAAGAGTAGataatctttctttctttctttctttcttttgtccaaTGTTTTTTGTACTTTTTTTGGCAAACTTTAATATTGCCTAACTTGCAATAAAATCATAAAATCCATTATTAAGAAATTTTGAAAATCTAAATCAAAGCTTTACTTATCTCCTACTTGAGCATTCTCAATCAAATTTTATAGAgtctcaattaaaataaaaaataatcagTGAATGTGTTATTTAGTTACCAGGTATGAATGAAGCTGGTTGAGTAACACGTTCATAGGACAGTGATCTATAAATACTTGTTGATAATTAATCAGCACGGCTCAACGCAACTGGTGGCTTAAAACTAAAATATACTAAAAGACCCTAAAATTTCTTTCATAAAATCCATATAATATTGAGACAAAAAAGTGTGAGAGAACAACATATAATATGTGGGTTAGGTGTACGTTATATGGTATTGAACTCTCccatataaaaaaatatagtattAAGCGAAAATAGTAATAGTGTTGAGCCTATAATTGATCTTATTTTGAACCTTATGATACTTGTCTCGGGGATTTCTTAGTTATAAAAAATGAGACACAAAAGAACTCGCTTTCTGATGTGTGGATCAATCAAAtgtgacaaaaaaaaaatagcaaatttagagaatctgagttgaaattaaaaagtaaaatagtaacaaatatgaaaaaagaaagaaaaaaatagaattgatgagaagataaatatattatttaacttAGCAAGAGAAATTTTTTATCCTATTATCTTATTCAATCCTACCTctaccaaattttaaaaaaatataaaatattttattaataattgtataaatataaattacatatataatataataatatagctttactttatatttttgggCCTTAAATATTTGGGGCCTAAGACAAAAGCTTCATTGCTTTACCTAGAGCCGCCCTTGGCAATATGATCAATTGCAttgccaacaaaaaaaaaaaaggtattagCGTACACGCACTAGAGTAGTGAGTTGAGCAAAAAATATGTCAATATTAAGATGGTGCTCAAAATAATTATAGAAAGTTGACAAAGACGCAGAACAAACTTGAAAAGTAAGACATAATACCCTAATCATGTAGGTTAAGAATgggtgaaaatcatttttccTTCTGAAGTTTACCTTAAAAATCAACCTCCCTCCCTAACTTTCAACATTAGACATCTTTCCCCCTTACATCAATATCCGGCCATTGACCGGCAGCTTTAAAATATTTGACCACCCTCCATAGGGGCAAATTGTaatttcactttttattttatttagtggTGGTGCCCTAATTAATTATATACCTTATTATTTAGTGTTTTTTTCAACTCTTGTTAATTGCCTCCTAAAGAACCAAACGTTTTCGTCGCAACTCGCGAGCTTCCACAACACGGTAAGTTCTGCTTTTTGACTCACTATTAATATGCTTTATTTAGTTGTTCTCCCATATTTCTTTGTCTTGTTTCCTCATATTATCatgattttatgttttttttttaaaaaattaagaaaagcTTTAATTTTTCAAATATGATTAAGTCCATGAACCCTAAAGTAGTGACAGTGTCAGATATTTGTGGATGCTTTGGATTATTATGTTATATTGTTGTATATAACTAAGTTGTCTTTTTTTATATGCTAGACATTGTTGTTCAATTTTCTTAAAGTTTAAACTCAGTTAatcaattgttattatttcagGAATATTTTTCACTTTAACAATATATTGTATTGGTAATTATTATCAAGTCTTTAATGTGGATGACAATCATTATGGATTACTAGATTTGTTGGAAGATGCTCCCAATGTTGTAATAGGAGGTACGTCTACTTGGTTGGGGAAAACTACTTCCATAGAAGCTACTCATCCGATTAGTGGTGTTACAATAAAAGTGGTTTATGATAATGATTTAACGACATTGTTTAACGGTTGTAGACACTTTATTGGTATTGATGCTTATTTTTTGAAGGGTCCATTTAAGGGGCAATTACTTGTTGTTTCACTTTATGTAAATTCATGTATTTTTCCTTTAGCAGTCATGATCGCTAATAAGAAGGATGGGCCGACATGAGAGTATTTTCTTGATTGCTTGTCTGACTCTATTGGAGATATTGGAGGCATCACATTTATGAGTGATAGATAGAAAGGGCTTAAAAATGTTGTTAAAAAGATTTTTCCTATGGCCAATCATAGATTTTGTGCAAGGCACTTTTATAATAACTTTAAGGTGAAACATCCTGGTCCAAAGCTAAGACAACTTTTCTGGGCAACAGTTAAGGCTTATAATAAGCAAGACTTTTGGCAAGTTatgaatgaaaagaaagaaataaacaaatctGCTTATAATGAAGATTATTGTAACAAAGTTTCAACTATTCTGTTAGCTTTATAAAAGAGACAGAAATGgagtgaaagaaaaagagaaaaaataagagaaaaaagatCAATAAACATGAAGTATCATAAACGACTGAGAACTCTATCGATAACAAAGGTATATAATTAATTAGAGCCTAATGGCCGGATTTTGATGTGGGGGGGGGGGCCTAACGTTGAAAGTTAGGGAAGGAGGAggaaaaatgattttcacccGGTTCAGAATGGATGACCCCATCCCGAAGCAGGTCGCAGATGGCTAGCTTTGTAGAGATTAGCTACAGTCACAGCTAGAATCACTCTCATATTTGCACTACTCTCAAATACTCtcccactgtttcaagtatatatatataggcacATATCACGAGCTTTCCACATGTCTGATtagaaattaatgaaaaaatgCGATGGTTTAATAATTGTGTGATCTTTAGAAAAGGATTGACAGAGAAGTACGTATTTTCCCTGTACTTGTTTCATGACCAACATTCTTACATGTATCATGTAGAAATATTCTCATGTAGACTATGTTTATAGGGTAATTAGTAGACACTATAAAACCTTTGGACTAATTACTTTCTGGTGATTATGAAGTGGTATAGGATCGCGTACTTGCATACtgttagtaaactgtatttgtaaaataattctggaaatataaatgaatataaacaaaaataaatataaatagaagTGAACAACGAAATAACAGAAAACCAATTCGAGCCCATTGAATTCAAAgtgttttcttaaggaatttaatccccaactagtacccaaggttatggattatttcctcctaggatagaacgaattacacactggtgtagtggtacttcaaactccagtgtttcagcgaacacaaagttcagtagcaaatcacacttactattGCTTTGTCTGATGCTAAAAGTAtgcagaagaagaaggagaaactcagaaaatcgtagtGAAATTCTAAGCAGAATAgtgttgtatttatagccaaagttgggctgaaatctgaagaggtgcaactcttcagaatggttgtttctgcaaaacggccacaacataaatgccattacataaatggctatttactccaCAATAAAGAGtgaaaattgaagagggtagttaattttctgttaccaaaacagaaaaacagattagatttaatattaatattctgttattaaaataaatatataataacatttctattaatattttactattaacaaataaatttggccCAAAAagttaatcaatcaatcaatcatttgaccaaatccgaatccgaagccgaagccgagcgagcgagcaacgacaacgacgacggcgcgaggcttgccttcttctcaactctttaagagctagaagaagagcaattgcttaaaTACCCATAAAAAaactcttcctcttccaatatgggacaac
Above is a window of Nicotiana tabacum cultivar K326 chromosome 8, ASM71507v2, whole genome shotgun sequence DNA encoding:
- the LOC142162950 gene encoding FBD-associated F-box protein At5g44490-like, whose translation is MDRISQLPDPILQHILFFLPPKDAAQTSVLSKTWLKVWNLLPVFTFDFDQNLSIRELLSTEKEGTKQADVRDAFLRIIEGSLINLRIQKAIIEKFRLSLKLSDLKSASCIDEWIGLATNNCIKELDFHVKYQQKDWYINSQDEKDLYILPGFKLEWPLFIDHIKLTKLRELSLTDVALEERIILEIFSACPAVEDLSLIRCRGVKHLLISDLPNLLKLTLHQANEITYTSILIQAVNLQSLYYRGYNGELNFDVAVFKLLKELSITYEQITDQMVENLVSDLPILEKLEVKLLF
- the LOC107766610 gene encoding uncharacterized protein LOC107766610: MEVEIDTPKLLRFEYGAPKLPVIFSLTRSSLQESYLKLTPNDHLNTSWFQNLRAYLSRFEQLNVLVLSINSTNITFIAEELNGTSSCPLSVVKHLKIQQVMQSLNFETLLDSLLWTCHPETLSVDRTWEHNEEFIQFLREKLIEREIVPPCCDSRCIKCWRHYLKKVEVESSTRQYGNPSSPRQVSTICF